Below is a window of Mycobacterium dioxanotrophicus DNA.
ACTGGGCGCCGACGGTGACCGCCGACCGTTTCGTGGAATCGCCGACGGCGGCGCGCTGGCAGCTGATCGCGTCGACCTGGCTGGACCTGCAGGCCCGCCCCGCATTGATCGGCTCCCGCGGACCCGACGGCAAACCCTTTGCAGCACTGTCCGATTCGCTGTTCTCCACCGCGGCACCGCTGGATCGCCGGCTCCTGCTCACCGTGCTCGCCGAGCTGCCACCGGGCACCGGTGTCGACGCGGCCGAGGCGTCACGGGCCATGATCTGGCACCGGCCCCGCTGGGCGGCGCGCCTGCAGCCGGCCACGGTCGGCAACCTGCTCGACGAGGCGCACGCGGTGGGCCTGGCCGGGCGCGGCGCGATCAGCACGCCCGGACGCGGGCTGCTGGCCGACGACCCGGCCGACGACGTGCTGGCGACGATGGCGAAGGTGCTGCCCAAGCCGCTCGACCACTTCCTGTTGCAGGCCGATCTCACGGTGATCGTGCCGGGGCCGCTGGAACGTGACCTGGCCGAGAAGTTGGCGACGGTGGCCACCGTGGAATCGGCGGGCGCGGCCATGGTGTACCGCATCACCGAGGCCTCGGTGCGGCACGCACTGGATGCGGGGCGCACTGCCGGCGAACTGCACAACCTGTTCGAGAAGCACTCCAAAACCCCTGTACCGCAAGGCTTGACGTATCTGATCGACGACGTCGCCCGCAGGCACGGGCAGCTGCGGGTCGGGATGGCGTCGTCGTTCGTGCGGTGTGAGGACGCCGCGCTGCTGGCGCAGGCGGTGGCATCGTCGGCCACCGAGCGCCTCGAGCTGCGCCTGCTGGCCCCCACCGTCGCGGTGTCACAGGCCCCGATCTCCGACGTGCTCGCCGGCCTGCGCGACGCCGGATTCGCCCCGGCCGCCGAGGACTCGTCGGGCACCATCGTCGACATCCAAGCTCTCGGTTACCGCGTCGCCGCCCCCACCCGGCGCCGGGTGCATCGACCCGCGACACCTCCGACCACGCAGACCCTTTCGGCCATCATCGCGGTGCTGCGCAAGGTGTCCAGCGGACCGTTCGCCAACGTCCGACTGGATCCCGCAGTGGCCATCACCCAACTGCAGGATGCCGCGATCGCCCAGACCTCGGTGCTCATCGGGTATGTGGACCCGGCGGGCGTCGCGACCCAGCGCGTGGTGGCCCCGATCAACATCCGCGGAGGCCAGCTGACCGCTTACGATCCCGCCGCGGGACGCGTGCGCGAGTTCGCGATCCACCGGGTCACGTCCGTGGTGTCGGCCAACGACGACTGATCGGCGGTCAGCGGCTGGCGTGTCGCGACTGGCGGCGTGTCGCGGCTTCGGAGCACACACCGACCTCGAAATATGCCATCACCCGCGGTATCAGAAAAATTGATACCACTGGTGGTGGCGCATTTCGAGCAGCATGTGCCACACACTTTCCGGTACCACTGTGACAGTTGGGGCCAGAGCTGCTCGGTCAGCGCGACTAACCGGGCGAACAGCTCCGGCACAGCTCATCCACAGAACCGTTCACGACCATGTCTCTCGTGACGACCCTGTTGAGCGAGGCTGCCGTGGCTCCGGCAAGGCGCGGCGTGTCGCTGCTGCATGGCTGGCTGCCGCCGACGGTGTGGGCCGTGGCCGCCGTGGTGCTGGTGCTGGCGATCGGTTGGCGGAACCGGCGGTGGCGGTTGGTCTGGCTGCCGGTGGCGATCGTGATCGGCCTGATTCTCGCGGGGTGGACCCACTGGTACATCGATGCGCAGGGGCTGGCGGGCGATCCCGCGCCGGACTCGCTGTGGGTGTGGGTCGGCCTGACCGGTCTGGCGGCAGCGGTCGCGGTGCTGGGATGGCGGGGCAGCCGCTGGTGGCGCCGCGGCGTGTCCGTGGTGGCGGTGCCGTTGTGCCTGCTGAGCGCGGGCCTGGCCCTCAACTTGTGGGTCGGCTATTTTCCGACGGTCCCGGCCGCCTGGAACGAGCTGACGGCCGGGCCGCTGCCCGACGAGACCGACCTGGCCACGGTCCAGGGCATGCGCGGCAAGGGCGCACCCACGCACGGGGCCCTCGTTCCGGTGGACATCCCGCAGGACGCGTCGGGGTTCAAGCACCGCACCGAGCTCATCTACCTGCCGCCGGCCTGGTTCGCCGCCGGTGCGCCGAAGCTGCCGGTGGTGATGATGATCGCCGGCGAGTTCAACACCCCGTCCGACTGGCCCCGCACGGGCAACGCCATCGCCACGATCGACAGCTTCGCCGCCGCGCACGGCGGCAATGCGCCGGTGTTCGTGTTCGTCGACGTCGGTGGGTCGTTCAACAACGACACCGAATGCGTCAACGGTCCGCGCGGCAACGTGGCCGATCACCTCACCAAGGACGTCCCGCCCTATGTCGCCGACACCTTCGACGTCCAGCAGGCCAACTGGGGCGTCGTCGGCTGGTCGATGGGCGGCACCTGCGCGGTCGACCTGACGGTGATGCACCCCGAACTCTTCGGCTCGTTCGTCGACATCGCCGGGGATATGGGGCCCAACGCCGGCACCAAGGATCAGACCGTCGCGAGGATCTACGGCGGCGACGCCTCGCAGTGGCCGGTCTACGACCCCACCACCGTGATCAACAAGCACGGCCCGTACCAGGGCGTTTCGGGTTGGTTCGCGATCTCTTCGGATGCCCCGCAGCAGCGCAAGGGCGGGTACGGCAATCCGAACGCGGTCGGCCTCGGCGGGCAGGACGCGGCGGGCAACCCGGGTGATCAGACCGACGCCGCCAACTCACTGTGCGGGCTCGGCCGGGCTCACGGCATCACCTGCGCCGTCGTCGCCAGCCCGGGCAAGCACGACTGGCCGTTCGCGATGGACGTGTTCAAAGCCTCGCTGCCCTGGCTGGCCGGCCAGGTCGGCACCCCGGGCGTGGCCAAGGTGCCGCTGCCCGGTGACGGGCAGGGGCGCGCACCGGCGGGTGTCCCGCTGCAGGCCGCCACCCACTGACCCACCTCGATCTCTCCGCTCGCCGAGCGTGCGGGTCTGTTGCCCGACACGCCGCATTTCAGCAGCAGTTCCCGCACGCTCGCGCCCCGCAGTAGGCGCCACTGTCGCCGCGCTCTGGATAATGGGACAAATGACCGACGGCCCGCTGATCGTGCAGTCCGACAAGACGGTGCTGCTGGAGATCGACCATGCACAGGCCGGTGCGGCGCGCGCGGCCATCGCTCCGTTCGCCGAGCTGGAGCGCGCGCCCGAACACGTACACACCTACCGCATCACGCCGCTGGCGTTGTGGAACGCCCGCGCGGCCGGCCACGACGCCGAGCAGGTGGTCGACGCGCTGGTCTCGTTCTCCCGCTACGCGGTGCCCCAGCCGCTGCTGGTCGACATCGTCGACACCATGGCCCGCTATGGCCGGCTGCAGTTGGTCAAGCATCCGGCGCACGGGTTGACCCTGGTCAGCTTCGACCGCGCCGTGCTCGAGGAAGTGCTGCGCAACAAGAAGATCGCGCCGATGCTGGGGGCGCGCATCGACGACGACACCGTGATCGTGCACGCCAGCGAGCGCGGCCGGGTCAAGCAGATGCTGCTCAAGATCGGCTGGCCCGCCGAGGACCTGGCCGGCTACGTCGACGGCGAGGCCCACCCGATCGAACTGGCGCAGGACGGCTGGCAGCTGCGGGACTACCAGGAGATGGCCGCCGACTCGTTCTGGGCGGGCGGTTCCGGTGTCGTGGTGCTGCCGTGCGGCGCGGGTAAGACGCTCGTCGGGGCGGCGGCGATGGCGAAGGCCGGTGCGACGACGCTCATCCTGGTCACCAACACCGTGGCGGGCCGGCAGTGGAAGCGCGAACTGGTCGCCCGCACCTCGCTGACAGAAGACGAGATCGGCGAGTACTCCGGGGAGAAGAAGGAGATCCGGCCGGTCACCATCGCGACCTACCAGGTGATCACCCGCCGCACCAAGGGTGAGTACAAGCATCTGGAGCTGTTCGACAGCCGCGACTGGGGGCTGATCATCTACGACGAGGTGCACCTGCTGCCCGCACCGGTGTTCCGGATGACCGCCGATCTGCAGTCCCGGCGCCGGCTCGGGCTGACCGCGACCCTGATTCGTGAGGACGGCCGCGAGGGTGACGTGTTCTCGCTGATCGGGCCGAAGCGCTACGACGCCCCGTGGAAGGACATCGAGGCCCAGGGCTGGATCGCCCCTGCCGAGTGCATCGAGGTCCGGGTGACCATGACGGACAACGAGCGGATGATCTACGCGACGTCCGAGCCGGACGAGCGCTACAAGCTGTGCTCGACGGTGCACAGCAAGATCGCGGTGGTCCGCTCGATCCTGGAACGCCACCCGAACGAACAGACGCTGGTGATCGGCGCCTACCTGGATCAGCTGGAGGAACTCGGGCAGGAGCTCGACGCCCCGGTGATCCAGGGCTCGACGAAGAACTCCGAACGCGAGGCGCTGTTCGACGCGTTCCGCCGCGGCGACATCTCGACGCTGGTCGTCAGCAAGGTGGCGAACTTCTCCATCGATCTGCCCGAAGCGTCTGTGGCCGTTCAGGTTTCGGGCACCTTCGGGTCCCGGCAGGAGGAGGCGCAGCGGCTGGGCCGGCTGCTGCGGCCGAAGGCCGACGGCGGGGGCGCGGTGTTCTACTCGGTGGTCTCGCGTGATTCGCTGGACGCCGAGTACGCCGCGCACCGGCAGCGGTTCCTCGCCGAGCAGGGTTACGGCTACATCATCAAGGACGCCGACGATCTGCTGGGCCCGGCGATTTGACCCGGCACCGCACCGTCATCAGCATCTTGCCGTCCGGACCGCCGGTGAACGTCAGCTCACGCCGCAGGCGCTGACCGGGCACCAGGTCGAGTTCGTAGCGCTGGGCCAGGCGGGCGATGATCAGCGTGGCTTCCTGATTGGCGAAACCCGATGCGATGCACATCCTTTTGCCCGCACCGAACGGGATGTGGGCGCGCCGCTGCGGCCCGTCGAGATTCTCTTTGAGGAACCGGGACGGGTCGAAGTCGTAGGCGTTCTCCCAGACCCGCCGGTTGTGGTGCACGCTGTGCATCAGGACGGCAATGCTGGTGCCCGCCTTGATCGGATAGTCACCCAGCACGTCGTCGGCCTTGGCGGTGCGGGCCACACCCATGATCGGTGGGAACACCCGCATGGCCTCGGCCACCACCGCCTGGGTCCAGGGCAGGTCGTCGATGTCGGCAGCGGTGGGTTCGCGCCCGCCGAGTACGTCGTCGAGCTCCTGGCCGAGCCGCCGACGGGCCTGCGGGTGTTGGGAGAGCAGGAACCACGTCCACGCCAGGGCTGCGGCCGTCGTCTCGAACCCGGCGCCCAGGAAGGTCAGCACCTCGTCGCGGATCTCGAGATCGCGGTAGCGGTAACCGGTTTCGGGATCTTCAGCGGACATCAAGAGGGCCAGCAGGTTGTCGGTGCCCGTGATCTTGCCGCTGCGGTGGTCGGCGATCATCTCATCGATGAATCGTTCGATGCGGCCCAGTCCACGTCGTGCCCGTGGAGCGACCACCCAAGCACCGCGTCGCAGTTCGTTGATGGCCATGCGGGGCGCACGCGCAGCCAGCCACCGCGGGCCGCGCTTGGACAACTGATCGGCGCGCCACCGCAGCGGCCGGGCCACGCCGAGCAGGAATCCGTAGCCGAAAAGGGTTAACAGACGCGCGAAATCGGTACGCATCTGTTCGGCGAGGCGACCGTCGAGGTCGATGCCGAACATGGTGCGGGCGATGATGTCCAGCGTCACGTAGTTCATCTCGGCGGCGATGTCGATGGGATCGGTGTACCGCTCCCATCGGTCGGCTGCCGCGCTCGCCGCGGCCACCATCTGCGGCGCGAACGAATCCACATGACGTTTGGCGAAGATCGGCTGAACCAGCCGCCGATTACGTTGCCACAGTTCGTCGTTGAGGTCGGTCACCAGGCCGCGGCCGAACGCGACCGCCAGCAGGTCGTACTCGGCGTTCTTGGTGTAGTTGTCCTGGTTGGTGACGAGGATGTGGCGTGCGATGTCGGGATTGCGCACCACGACGAACTTCGCCAGCGGGGTGCGGGCGACGACGATGTCGTCCTGTCCGGGAAGCTCTGTCGCGTATTCGTAGATGGTGTGCCGGTAGCCGGCTCGGATTGCCTTGAGCGCCAACCACCATGACTTGAGGTATCCGATGTCGGTGTGCTGCCAGCGAATCGGGGTCGGCGCCCACCGCGGTGGATGCAGCGTGTCATGGACGGGACAGGTACCGACGGCGTCCTTCGTGGCGGGCTGGGACATCTGACCACCTCCCGGTCGGAGTCCGAGCACCCCAAGTTCGGACTCCCGGTATACAGTACCGACGGTACCGGGTTTTGGCCAGACGGCGCTACGCGTGCGGCCCGACCGCCTTGACCACCGTCAACAGCACGACGGAATCCTCGAGCGCACGCAGACTGTGCCTACTGCGCGGAATCACGATGTGGTCGCCGGGCGACCCTTCCCAGCTGGCCTCCGAGTTCCCCAACGACACCCTGCCCTCGATCACCTGCAGGGTGGCCTCGCCCGGGCTCTCGTGCTCGTCGAGAGCGCTGCCCGCGGTGAGAGCGATGAGGGTCTGCCGCAGCGTGTGTTCGTGCCCGCCGTAAACGGTATGCGCGCTGCGGCCGCTGCTGGCCGACCGGGCTGTGGTCAGCTGCTGACGGGCAAGGGCAGTGAGCGAGATCTTCTCCATAACCGGATCGTGCCACTCGGGTTCGACGGATTCCGGCGGTCGGTCGGGAACAATGGAAGAAACGTCGAAATCGTGACCGATCGCGGCACCCCGCCGATGGCCCGGCAAACCGTGCGGGACGCCATGACCGGGTACGCCGCGGATTCCGATCAGGCCGAGCGGATCTCGTTCCCGGAAAACCTGCCCCGCAACGCGGTCAGCATCCGCTCGACCTCCGCCACGCGGGCATGCACGCGAAGGACGGCTTCGGGTAGCCGGGTGGGCGTCGCCGTATGTCGCTCCGACCGATCGCGCCAGGCACGTTCGGCGAGTACTGCGAGCGCACGAAGCTCCGCGATCTCAGCCTGCATCATCTCTTCGAACAGGCGCGATTGCGCCACATCGGCCGGATGCGGGGGCCGCGACCACGTATCGACGTGTGGCGCCCGGGACGGTACCGCATTCGCTTTGGGCTCGCGTCGCTGTGACAGCACGGACGTATCGTGACGCAAGTTGCTTCCCTCAGCGACTCCACAGGTTCATCGGGCATTCATATTTCCGCCACCTTTCGGCCGCAGCGACCCCGCTCAGCTAACGAGCGAGGGCCAGATTCTTGGGATCGGTAGCCGGCGGGTACGGAGTGTGCTTGCTGTCATCGCGGCGCCGACGAGACGGCGCCGCACGACAGACAAGGAACACCGCTCATGAAGATCTTGCCCGCCGGCATCGAGCAACAGATCAACCGCGTCGATCGTCAGCGCAGCCTGCTCATCGGGATCAGCTGCGGCCTGCTGGCGTTCTGGTCCGTCTACCGGGTGATCTGGGCGCTCTACCTCGCGTTCACCTACGACTTCATCTTCGGATCACTGGTTTTCCCGATCGTGCTGTGGGGTGTGATCGCGGCCGCTGCCGGCATCGCGGCCACCGCATTTTTGACCCACTACGCCAAGGGCAGCGCATCCGACACCGATCACGTGGATCACCGATGACCGACCGACTGCTGCGGACCGTTGCCGGCACAGTGCTGTCGGGCGCGGTCGCAGTCGTCGGCTTGGGCCTGGCGCCGGGGATCGCCCACGCCAACGGCGGTCCCTACACGTGGTGCCCGGGTCAATCGATGGACGATCCGAGCGGGCCGAACAGATATGGCACTCAATATGTTTGGGACATGAACGGGTGCCATACCTGGTACCGCGTGTCGTACGGATACGGCAACGTTCCCCGCGACATCAACGGGCAGCAGACCCTACAGGGCTCGAGCGCGTGGGACGGAGAAGACCCCCCGGTGCCGGAGCCGGTGAACTGCGGCTTGTTCTGGTGCCCGATTCCGCCCCATCCGGATCCGAACTTCCACGGATGAGGCGAGCGGCTACAACGCGCGGAGCGCCTCCAGTGCTGCGGCGGAGTCGCTACCTGGTTCGGCGCGGAAGATGATCAGATGCTGACCGCCCGAGTGCGGCACGTGCAACCGGTTGCGCTGTAGGCGCATCTCGCCGACCCGCGGATGGCGCACATGGGTGACGCCGGGTCGATAGCCGACATCGGCGCGCGCCCACAGTTCCCGGAATCGCTCACTGGCCGAGGATAATTCGTCGATCATCCGACGCAGCCGGGGATCGTCCGGGGTACTGCCTGCGACTTCCCGCAGCCCGCTCACGGCGATGTCTGTCGCGTCGTCCCAGTCGACGAAGAACTCCCGGGCCGCCGGATCCAGCAGCCGCCACCGGAGGAAGTTCTCACCGGGACGGAAGGCCGGGGCCAGTGCCTGCGCGACGGCATTGGCCGCCAGCACGTCCTGATACCTGTTGGCGACGATGGCCGGCATCGGAAACTGCTCGATCAGCTCATCGAGGCCGTCGGCCACCTCCTCCAGATCACCCTGTTCCCAACGGGTTCCGGTCTGCCCCGCCAATTGATGCAGATACTCGGTGCCCTTGATGTCCAGCTGCAGCGCCCGCGCCAAGGCATCGAGTACCTGAGCCGACGGATTCTTGTCCCGTCCCTGCTCCAGCCGCAGGTAGTAGTCGGAGCTGATCCCGGCCAACAATGCGAGCTCTTCGCGGCGCAGCCCTGCGACCCGTCGTC
It encodes the following:
- a CDS encoding helicase-associated domain-containing protein; translation: MTAKTPSEDRSAAPRPSAGIPLGAWLAELPDEGLLRILQLRGDLTQPPPASLAALAARALSRQSVKAATDSLDFLHLTVLDALLVLHADSGAVAVSEVIELLGDRGDPDAIRAAVDDLRERALVWGADEVRVAPETTGSLPWYPGQAALESSDRTADEIADQLADLDDPQKELLARLVEGSPVGRTRDAAPDTPPDRPVPRLLDAGLLRRIDDETVILPRLVAQSLRGEVPGPTELAVPALQSTTTTTADVDAVAAGAAIDVLREIELVVETLSATPVPELRNGGLGVRDVKRLAKTTGIDEPRLGLILELAATAGLIAVGMPDPDPGDGTGPYWAPTVTADRFVESPTAARWQLIASTWLDLQARPALIGSRGPDGKPFAALSDSLFSTAAPLDRRLLLTVLAELPPGTGVDAAEASRAMIWHRPRWAARLQPATVGNLLDEAHAVGLAGRGAISTPGRGLLADDPADDVLATMAKVLPKPLDHFLLQADLTVIVPGPLERDLAEKLATVATVESAGAAMVYRITEASVRHALDAGRTAGELHNLFEKHSKTPVPQGLTYLIDDVARRHGQLRVGMASSFVRCEDAALLAQAVASSATERLELRLLAPTVAVSQAPISDVLAGLRDAGFAPAAEDSSGTIVDIQALGYRVAAPTRRRVHRPATPPTTQTLSAIIAVLRKVSSGPFANVRLDPAVAITQLQDAAIAQTSVLIGYVDPAGVATQRVVAPINIRGGQLTAYDPAAGRVREFAIHRVTSVVSANDD
- a CDS encoding alpha/beta hydrolase; translation: MSLVTTLLSEAAVAPARRGVSLLHGWLPPTVWAVAAVVLVLAIGWRNRRWRLVWLPVAIVIGLILAGWTHWYIDAQGLAGDPAPDSLWVWVGLTGLAAAVAVLGWRGSRWWRRGVSVVAVPLCLLSAGLALNLWVGYFPTVPAAWNELTAGPLPDETDLATVQGMRGKGAPTHGALVPVDIPQDASGFKHRTELIYLPPAWFAAGAPKLPVVMMIAGEFNTPSDWPRTGNAIATIDSFAAAHGGNAPVFVFVDVGGSFNNDTECVNGPRGNVADHLTKDVPPYVADTFDVQQANWGVVGWSMGGTCAVDLTVMHPELFGSFVDIAGDMGPNAGTKDQTVARIYGGDASQWPVYDPTTVINKHGPYQGVSGWFAISSDAPQQRKGGYGNPNAVGLGGQDAAGNPGDQTDAANSLCGLGRAHGITCAVVASPGKHDWPFAMDVFKASLPWLAGQVGTPGVAKVPLPGDGQGRAPAGVPLQAATH
- a CDS encoding DNA repair helicase XPB, which codes for MTDGPLIVQSDKTVLLEIDHAQAGAARAAIAPFAELERAPEHVHTYRITPLALWNARAAGHDAEQVVDALVSFSRYAVPQPLLVDIVDTMARYGRLQLVKHPAHGLTLVSFDRAVLEEVLRNKKIAPMLGARIDDDTVIVHASERGRVKQMLLKIGWPAEDLAGYVDGEAHPIELAQDGWQLRDYQEMAADSFWAGGSGVVVLPCGAGKTLVGAAAMAKAGATTLILVTNTVAGRQWKRELVARTSLTEDEIGEYSGEKKEIRPVTIATYQVITRRTKGEYKHLELFDSRDWGLIIYDEVHLLPAPVFRMTADLQSRRRLGLTATLIREDGREGDVFSLIGPKRYDAPWKDIEAQGWIAPAECIEVRVTMTDNERMIYATSEPDERYKLCSTVHSKIAVVRSILERHPNEQTLVIGAYLDQLEELGQELDAPVIQGSTKNSEREALFDAFRRGDISTLVVSKVANFSIDLPEASVAVQVSGTFGSRQEEAQRLGRLLRPKADGGGAVFYSVVSRDSLDAEYAAHRQRFLAEQGYGYIIKDADDLLGPAI
- a CDS encoding cytochrome P450, whose amino-acid sequence is MSQPATKDAVGTCPVHDTLHPPRWAPTPIRWQHTDIGYLKSWWLALKAIRAGYRHTIYEYATELPGQDDIVVARTPLAKFVVVRNPDIARHILVTNQDNYTKNAEYDLLAVAFGRGLVTDLNDELWQRNRRLVQPIFAKRHVDSFAPQMVAAASAAADRWERYTDPIDIAAEMNYVTLDIIARTMFGIDLDGRLAEQMRTDFARLLTLFGYGFLLGVARPLRWRADQLSKRGPRWLAARAPRMAINELRRGAWVVAPRARRGLGRIERFIDEMIADHRSGKITGTDNLLALLMSAEDPETGYRYRDLEIRDEVLTFLGAGFETTAAALAWTWFLLSQHPQARRRLGQELDDVLGGREPTAADIDDLPWTQAVVAEAMRVFPPIMGVARTAKADDVLGDYPIKAGTSIAVLMHSVHHNRRVWENAYDFDPSRFLKENLDGPQRRAHIPFGAGKRMCIASGFANQEATLIIARLAQRYELDLVPGQRLRRELTFTGGPDGKMLMTVRCRVKSPGPADRRRP
- a CDS encoding cupin domain-containing protein gives rise to the protein MEKISLTALARQQLTTARSASSGRSAHTVYGGHEHTLRQTLIALTAGSALDEHESPGEATLQVIEGRVSLGNSEASWEGSPGDHIVIPRSRHSLRALEDSVVLLTVVKAVGPHA
- a CDS encoding helix-turn-helix domain-containing protein; translation: MKGNALGDYLRARREQVRPDDVGLVAGSRRRVAGLRREELALLAGISSDYYLRLEQGRDKNPSAQVLDALARALQLDIKGTEYLHQLAGQTGTRWEQGDLEEVADGLDELIEQFPMPAIVANRYQDVLAANAVAQALAPAFRPGENFLRWRLLDPAAREFFVDWDDATDIAVSGLREVAGSTPDDPRLRRMIDELSSASERFRELWARADVGYRPGVTHVRHPRVGEMRLQRNRLHVPHSGGQHLIIFRAEPGSDSAAALEALRAL